The Megalobrama amblycephala isolate DHTTF-2021 linkage group LG13, ASM1881202v1, whole genome shotgun sequence genome contains a region encoding:
- the LOC125243165 gene encoding leukocyte elastase inhibitor-like: MEVLSAANTQFSLNLFKKISGGNASGNVFYSPVSISSALAMVSLGARGNTAAQMFKVLGFKNPHHSEDQIHSSFNKFMSELNKPGVPYVLSVANRLYGEQSYQFVEKFLNDAKRYYEAGLEKVDFKTKSEAARVTINKWVEKKTQEKIKDLLPPRSVDGSTKLVLVNAIYFKGNWENKFPKEATRDGQFKINKIQTKPVKMMHQEEKFPLAFIPEMNSQVLELPYVGKNLSMLIILPNKMEDDTTGLQKLEKAVTYEKLMEWTKPSKMNLEKVQVSLPKFKIEVTYDDMRRLLISMGMEDVFDPLKVNLSGMSSNNDLVLSQVVHKAFVEVNEEGTEASAATANVDVTASLPSPPKTFTADHPFLFFIRHNPSKAILFYGRLSSP, translated from the exons ATGGAGGTTTTGTCTGCAGCAAACACTCAGTTCTCCCTCAACCTGTTCAAGAAGATCAGCGGAGGAAACGCATCAGGAAATGTGTTCTACTCTCCTGTCAGCATCTCCTCGGCTCTGGCCATGGTGTCGCTCGGTGCAAGAGGAAACACAGCAGCTCAGATGTTTAAG GTCTTGGGCTTTAAAAATCCTCATCATTCAGAGGACCAAATTCATTCCAGCTTCAACAAGTTTATGAGTGAGCTGAACAAACCAGGAGTCCCGTATGTGTTGAGTGTTGCCAACCGCCTCTACGGAGAGCAATCCTACCAGTTTGTTGAG AAATTCCTCAATGATGCAAAAAGATACTATGAAGCCGGACTGGAGAAGGTGGACTTCAAGACCAAATCAGAGGCTGCTCGTGTCACCATCAACAAATGGGTGGAGAAAAAAACACAAG AGAAGATCAAGGACTTGCTGCCACCAAGAAGCGTCGATGGATCGACCAAACTGGTCTTGGTGAACGCCATCTACTTCAAGGGGAACTGGGAGAACAAATTCCCAAAGGAAGCCACCAGAGATGGGCAGTTTAAGATAAACAAG ATTCAAACTAAACCAGTGAAGATGATGCATCAAGAGGAAAAGTTTCCTCTGGCCTTCATCCCAGAGATGAACAGTCAGGTTCTGGAGCTGCCGTATGTTGGGAAGAATCTCAGTATGTTGATCATCCTTCCTAATAAGATGGAAGACGACACCACTGGCCTTCAGAAG CTTGAAAAGGCAGTGACCTACGAGAAGCTCATGGAGTGGACCAAACCCAGCAAGATGAATCTAGAGAAAGTTCAAGTCTCTCTGCCCAAATTTAAGATTGAGGTAACCTATGACGACATGAGGAGACTTCTGATCAGCATGGGAATGGAGGACGTTTTTGACCCGCTGAAGGTGAACCTTTCAGGCATGTCCTCCAACAACGACCTGGTGCTGTCGCAGGTGGTTCATAAAGCCTTTGTTGAAGTCAATGAGGAAGGAACCGAAGCGTCTGCAGCCACTGCCAATGTTGATGTGACAGCCTCATTACCCTCACCCCCAAAAACCTTTACTGCAGACCACCCGTTCCTGTTCTTCATCCGGCATAATCCCTCCAAAGCCATTCTGTTCTATGGACGCTTGAGTTCTCCTTGA